A part of Populus alba chromosome 8, ASM523922v2, whole genome shotgun sequence genomic DNA contains:
- the LOC118053200 gene encoding U-box domain-containing protein 6, with product MDITEVEENLFAASDAKLHGEMCKELSVVYCKISSIFPSLEAARPRSKSGIQALCMLHIALEKAKNVLKHCSECSKLYLAITGDSVLLKFEKARSALVDSLRRVEDIVPQSIGCQILEIVSELEGTEFSLDPLEKQVGDEIIALLQQGRKFDDSNDNNELESFHQAATKLGITSSRAALTERRALKKIIERARVEEDKRKESIVAYLLHLMKKYSKLFRSELTDDNDSQGSSPCSPTVQGSLEDGGPGGNGHAFERQLSKLSSFNFKPTYKKSGQMPLPPEELRCPISLHLMYDPVIIASGQTYERICIEKWFSDGHETCPKTQQKLSHRCLTPNYSVKGLVASWCEQNGVPAPDGPPESLDLNYWRLAMSQFDSSNSRRSVESVRSGKLKGVKVVPLEESGPIEEAEEKNEKLSPQQEDSMPEDAFGDNIFEIYKNFLAILNGDEELKKKCKIVEQVRLLLKDDEEARIFMGANGFVEALLQFLESAVCARSPMAEEAGAMALFNLTVNNNRNNEMMLAAGVIPLLEDMISNPDSNGSATALYLNLSCLDKAKSIIGSSQAVPFLVRILKGETGVQCKLDALHALYNLSSRSTNISNLLSAGIISGLQSLLAVPGDHAWIEKSIAVLINLASSQSAKDEMLSAPGLISGMATILDTVEPIEQEQAVACLYLLCNGSEKGIQLVLQEGVIPALVSISVNGTTRGKEKAQKLLMLFREQRQRDQPSAEACFQRTESISKSMPAPESKPQCKPVSRRKMGKAMSFFWKSKSYSVYQC from the exons ATGGATATCACCGAGGTTGAAGAAAATTTGTTTGCAGCAAGTGATGCCAAG CTTCATGGAGAAATGTGCAAGGAACTCTCCGTAGTTTATTGCAAAATCTCTTCCATTTTCCCATCCTTGGAAGCGGCAAGACCTAGGAGTAAATCTGGCATTCAAGCATTATGTATGTTGCATATAGCCCTTGAGAAAGCCAAGAACGTTCTCAAGCATTGCTCAGAATGCAGTAAACTTTACCTG GCTATAACTGGGGATTCCGtccttttaaaatttgaaaaggcAAGATCTGCTCTTGTAGATAGTCTTAGGCGTGTTGAAGATATTGTTCCACAATCAATTGGATGCCAG ATTTTGGAGATTGTAAGTGAACTTGAGGGTACTGAATTCTCACTTGATCCATTGGAGAAGCAAGTTGGTGATGAGATAATTGCATTGCTTCAGCAGGGGAGAAAATTTGATGATAGCAATGACAATAACGAGCTAGAGTCATTTCATCAGGCTGCTACTAAACTTGGTATTACCTCTTCTAGAGCAGCTCTTACAGAGAGAAGGgctcttaaaaaaatcatagaaagaGCTCGTGTGGAGGAAGACAAGCGGAAAGAGTCAATTGTGGCCTATCTCTTACATCTCATGAAAAAATACTCGAAGTTATTTAGAAGTGAACTTACAGATGACAATGATTCACAGGGTTCGTCACCTTGTTCGCCAACTGTTCAGGGTTCTCTTGAAGATGGAGGCCCTGGTGGCAATGGCCATGCCTTTGAGCGACAGCTATCAAAGCTTAGTTCGTtcaatttcaaaccaacctATAAGAAATCTGGGCAAATGCCTCTTCCACCTGAAGAATTGAGGTGTCCTATATCATTGCACCTGATGTATGATCCAGTTATCATTGCTTCTGGACAAACGTATGAAAGGATCTGCATTGAGAAATGGTTCAGTGATGGGCATGAAACCTGTCCAAAGACTCAACAAAAGCTTTCTCATCGCTGCTTGACTCCTAATTATTCTGTAAAGGGTCTCGTTGCTAGTTGGTGTGAACAGAATGGAGTCCCAGCACCTGATGGCCCCCCTGAGTCTCTTGACCTCAACTATTGGAGGCTGGCAATGTCCCAGTTTGACTCGTCCAATTCAAGAAGATCAGTGGAGAGTGTCAGATCTGGAAAGTTGAAAGGGGTCAAGGTAGTTCCTCTGGAGGAAAGTGGTCCCATTGAGGAggctgaagaaaaaaatgaaaaattgtcACCACAACAGGAAGATTCCATGCCAGAAGATGCCTTCGGGGAcaatatatttgaaatatataagaATTTCCTGGCCATTTTGAATGGTGATGAAGAGTTGAAGAAGAAGTGCAAGATAGTAGAACAAGTGAGGCTTCTGTTGAAGGATGATGAGGAGGCCAGGATTTTTATGGGGGCCAACGGGTTTGTCGAAGCACTATTGCAGTTTCTAGAGTCAGCTGTGTGTGCCAGGAGTCCAATGGCTGAGGAAGCTGGAGCGATGGCTCTTTTCAACCTTACCGTCAACAATAACAG AAATAATGAAATGATGTTGGCTGCTGGTGTTATCCCATTATTGGAGGATATGATTTCCAACCCTGACTCTAATGGATCAGCAACAGCCCTCTATCTAAATCTCTCCTGCCTTGATAAAGCGAAGTCCATTATTGGCTCAAGTCAGGCCGTCCCTTTTCTAGTCCGAATCCTTAAAGGTGAAACTGGAGTCCAATGCAAGCTCGATGCCCTTCATGCTCTCTATAACCTCTCCTCCCGATCCACCAATATTTCGAATCTCCTCTCAGCTGGCATCATCAGTGGCCTCCAATCCCTTCTTGCAGTACCTGGTGATCATGCATGGATAGAAAAATCCATAGCAGTTTTGATAAACTTAGCTTCTAGTCAATCAGCAAAAGATGAAATGCTATCTGCCCCTGGCCTTATTAGTGGGATGGCAACGATTTTAGACACTGTTGAACCCATAGAGCAGGAGCAAGCTGTTGCTTGCCTTTACCTTCTGTGCAATGGAAGTGAGAAGGGTATTCAATTGGTCCTACAAGAAGGAGTGATACCTGCGCTGGTCTCAATCTCAGTGAATGGGACCACaagagggaaagagaaagcACAGAAACTTCTGATGCTGTTTCGGGAGCAGCGGCAGCGAGATCAACCATCTGCTGAGGCGTGCTTTCAGCGAACCGAAAGTATTTCCAAGTCCATGCCGGCTCCTGAATCAAAGCCGCAATGTAAACCTGTCTCAAGAAGAAAGATGGGGAAAGCTATGAGCTTCTTTTGGAAGAGCAAGAGCTACTCAGTTTACCAGTGTTAA
- the LOC118053212 gene encoding AAA-ATPase At3g50940, with translation MYSLPSMPSTTSVLSTYTAFAASAMLVRSVFKEVQGVINQLIPQKLQERISSSLGRLFGDDSSRLTLIVDEYNGFSVNELYEASEVYLSTRVTRSIGQLKVFKDPGNKGLSVTINKGQQIIDTFEGIELAWEFASTETQQTVVDVESWSQSSEKKEHKTILLSFHKNHNDKVLNTFLPYVLERSKAIKNENRVLKLQALGNYQGVSLSHPSNFDTLAMDPVLKKEIMDDLDRFVKRKDFYLRVGKPWKRGYLLYGPPGTGKSSLIAAMANYLKFDIYDLELASLRGNSDLRSLLTSTTNRSMIVIEDIDCSIELQDRQHGAYIQGESQQLTLSGLLNFVDGLWSSCGDERIIVFTTNYKDKLDPALLRPGRMDMHIHMSYCTPCGFKILASNYLNVKNHSLFSQIEELIMEVEVTPAEVAGELMKNEDVDAALTGIIGFLERKKGMRRKQSGVEEQKVGVENQEENDKKNETKEMEEKCEKRKVKRNKRKMARRAKGRKQ, from the exons ATGTATTCTCTACCAAGCATGCCTTCAACAACATCAGTTTTATCAACATACACTGCTTTTGCTGCGTCTGCAATGCTTGTCCGGTCTGTGTTCAAGGAAGTTCAGGGGGTGATTAACCAATTAATCCCCCAAAAACTGCAAGaaagaatatcatcaagtctCGGACGCCTTTTTGGAGATGATTCTTCCCGTTTGACTCTCATCGTCGATGAATACAATGGTTTCTCCGTCAATGAACTGTACGAGGCTTCTGAGGTCTACTTGAGCACAAGAGTCACTCGCTCTATCGGACAGCTTAAGGTTTTCAAGGATCCAGGGAACAAGGGCCTTTCTGTCACGATCAACAAAGGCCAGCAGATTATCGACACATTCGAAGGAATTGAGCTTGCTTGGGAATTCGCGTCTACTGAAACCCAACAAACGGTTGTAGATGTTGAAAGCTGGTCCCAATCATCAGAAAAAAAGGAGCATAAAACAATACTGCTGAGCTTCCACAAGAATCACAACGACAAGGTTTTGAACACTTTCCTCCCCTATGTGCTCGAAAGATCCAAAGCCATTAAGAATGAAAACAGGGTGCTCAAGCTGCAAGCACTTGGAAATTACCAAGGTGTCAGCCTTAGCCATCCGTCCAATTTCGACACGTTAGCAATGGACCCGGTTCTCAAGAAGGAGATAATGGATGACCTTGACAGATTTGTGAAACGAAAGGATTTCTACCTAAGAGTAGGAAAACCATGGAAACGTGGGTACTTGTTGTATGGTCCTCCTGGCACAGGCAAGTCCAGCTTGATAGCAGCCATGGCTAACTACCTCAAGTTTGATATCTACGACCTGGAACTTGCAAGTTTGCGTGGCAATTCAGATCTGAGGTCATTGCTAACTAGTACAACAAATCGATCGATGATTGTAATTGAGGACATTGATTGTAGTATTGAGTTGCAGGACCGACAACATGGAGCGTACATCCAGGGTGAGAGCCAG CAATTAACTTTGTCTGGGCTGCTTAACTTCGTCGATGGTTTATGGTCAAGCTGTGGAGATGAGAGGATAATTGTGTTCACAACCAACTACAAAGACAAACTAGATCCTGCACTGCTGAGACCAGGCCGTATGGACATGCACATCCACATGTCCTACTGCACTCCTTGTGGATTCAAGATTCTTGCTTCTAACTACCTCAACGTGAAGAACCACAGCCTTTTCAGTCAGATTGAGGAGTTGATAATGGAGGTGGAAGTGACTCCAGCAGAAGTTGCAGGGGAGCTCATGAAGAATGAAGATGTTGATGCTGCGCTTACAGGGATCATTGGATttctagaaagaaagaaaggaatgaGAAGAAAACAATCTGGTGTCGAAGAACAAAAGGTAGGGGTTGAAAATCAGGaagaaaatgacaagaaaaatgaaaccAAGGAAATGGAGGAGAAGTGTGAGAAGAGGAAAGTCAAGAGAAATAAGAGGAAGATGGCTAGAAGGGCAAAAGGGAGAAAGCAGTAG
- the LOC118053250 gene encoding OVARIAN TUMOR DOMAIN-containing deubiquitinating enzyme 4 isoform X1 translates to MGFFPTRKMPGPETALGNSCIPGDGRCLFRSVVHGACLRTGKPSPSESLEKELADELRHKVADEFIKRRRDTEWFIEDDFDTYVVKIRQPHVWGGEPELLMSSHVLKMPITVYMRDRSSGNLKIIAEYGQEYDNENPVRVLYHGYGHYDALPSLIGGAQSKQFKKR, encoded by the exons ATGGGTTTCTTTCCTACTCGCAAAATGCCTGGACCAGAAACGGCCCTCGGTAACTCTT GCATACCTGGAGATGGAAGATGTTTGTTTCGGTCTGTGGTTCATGGTGCTTGCCTTAGGACTGGGAAACCATCTCCAAGTGAAAGCCTTGAGAAAGAACTAGCAGATGAGCTTAGACATAAA GTTGCAGATGAATTTATTAAGAGGCGGAGGGACACTGAATG gtttattgaagatgattttgatACTTATGTTGTCAAGATTAGACAGCCCCATGTTTGGGGAGGAGAGCCTGAGCTGCTCATGTCCTCACATGTCCTGAA gaTGCCAATCACTGTATACATGCGAGATAGAAGTTCTGGTAACCTTAAAATTATAGCTGAATATGGTCAAGAATATGATAATGAGAATCCTGTGCGTGTCCTGTATCACGGTTATGGGCACTATGATGCATTGCCCAGTCTGATTGGTGGTGCACAATCCAAACA GTTcaagaaaagatga
- the LOC118053250 gene encoding OVARIAN TUMOR DOMAIN-containing deubiquitinating enzyme 4 isoform X2 codes for MGFFPTRKMPGPETALGIPGDGRCLFRSVVHGACLRTGKPSPSESLEKELADELRHKVADEFIKRRRDTEWFIEDDFDTYVVKIRQPHVWGGEPELLMSSHVLKMPITVYMRDRSSGNLKIIAEYGQEYDNENPVRVLYHGYGHYDALPSLIGGAQSKQFKKR; via the exons ATGGGTTTCTTTCCTACTCGCAAAATGCCTGGACCAGAAACGGCCCTCG GCATACCTGGAGATGGAAGATGTTTGTTTCGGTCTGTGGTTCATGGTGCTTGCCTTAGGACTGGGAAACCATCTCCAAGTGAAAGCCTTGAGAAAGAACTAGCAGATGAGCTTAGACATAAA GTTGCAGATGAATTTATTAAGAGGCGGAGGGACACTGAATG gtttattgaagatgattttgatACTTATGTTGTCAAGATTAGACAGCCCCATGTTTGGGGAGGAGAGCCTGAGCTGCTCATGTCCTCACATGTCCTGAA gaTGCCAATCACTGTATACATGCGAGATAGAAGTTCTGGTAACCTTAAAATTATAGCTGAATATGGTCAAGAATATGATAATGAGAATCCTGTGCGTGTCCTGTATCACGGTTATGGGCACTATGATGCATTGCCCAGTCTGATTGGTGGTGCACAATCCAAACA GTTcaagaaaagatga
- the LOC118053250 gene encoding OVARIAN TUMOR DOMAIN-containing deubiquitinating enzyme 4 isoform X3: protein MDSGLGIPGDGRCLFRSVVHGACLRTGKPSPSESLEKELADELRHKVADEFIKRRRDTEWFIEDDFDTYVVKIRQPHVWGGEPELLMSSHVLKMPITVYMRDRSSGNLKIIAEYGQEYDNENPVRVLYHGYGHYDALPSLIGGAQSKQFKKR, encoded by the exons ATGGATTCTGGCTTAG GCATACCTGGAGATGGAAGATGTTTGTTTCGGTCTGTGGTTCATGGTGCTTGCCTTAGGACTGGGAAACCATCTCCAAGTGAAAGCCTTGAGAAAGAACTAGCAGATGAGCTTAGACATAAA GTTGCAGATGAATTTATTAAGAGGCGGAGGGACACTGAATG gtttattgaagatgattttgatACTTATGTTGTCAAGATTAGACAGCCCCATGTTTGGGGAGGAGAGCCTGAGCTGCTCATGTCCTCACATGTCCTGAA gaTGCCAATCACTGTATACATGCGAGATAGAAGTTCTGGTAACCTTAAAATTATAGCTGAATATGGTCAAGAATATGATAATGAGAATCCTGTGCGTGTCCTGTATCACGGTTATGGGCACTATGATGCATTGCCCAGTCTGATTGGTGGTGCACAATCCAAACA GTTcaagaaaagatga